The following are encoded in a window of Negativicutes bacterium genomic DNA:
- a CDS encoding ACP S-malonyltransferase, which yields MGKLAFVFSGQGAQKVGMAYSFYESDAEIHALFQAAEAIRPQTLHQCFFGTEEELQRTENTQPCLYLADFAAALALQKAGLQPDGAAGFSLGELSALAFAGCFTALDGFKITVERSLAMSSAAKNHPAGMAAIMKLSKSKAEELCRALPEVYPANYNSPDQLVVAGNPESLKELAVKVKQAGGLCLPLAVSGGFHSPFMSAAAEQFAAVLPAFAMQPTAYPVYANCNAQIYRDEPRDWLVRQIDHPVLWQKTIEQMSSDGFDTFVEVGVGNTLQKLIRKILPGSRVFGVETSADPARVVKEVAEHAAG from the coding sequence ATGGGTAAATTAGCCTTTGTTTTTTCCGGTCAGGGAGCCCAAAAAGTCGGCATGGCGTATTCTTTCTATGAAAGTGATGCGGAAATCCATGCGCTTTTTCAGGCAGCGGAAGCAATTCGGCCGCAGACCCTGCACCAGTGTTTTTTCGGAACGGAAGAGGAACTGCAGCGGACGGAAAACACGCAGCCCTGCCTCTACCTGGCGGATTTCGCCGCTGCCCTGGCTTTACAGAAAGCCGGTCTGCAACCGGACGGCGCAGCCGGTTTTTCCCTGGGCGAATTGTCCGCTTTGGCTTTTGCCGGCTGCTTCACGGCCCTCGACGGTTTCAAAATCACCGTCGAGCGCAGTTTAGCCATGAGCAGCGCCGCCAAAAACCACCCTGCCGGCATGGCAGCGATCATGAAACTAAGCAAAAGCAAAGCAGAAGAGCTCTGCCGGGCGCTGCCGGAAGTGTACCCCGCCAATTATAACAGTCCGGATCAATTGGTTGTGGCAGGCAATCCCGAGAGTCTGAAAGAGCTGGCGGTAAAAGTCAAACAAGCCGGCGGTCTTTGTCTGCCCCTGGCGGTCAGCGGCGGTTTCCATTCCCCTTTTATGTCAGCGGCAGCCGAACAATTTGCCGCCGTCCTGCCAGCCTTTGCAATGCAGCCGACCGCTTACCCGGTTTATGCCAACTGCAATGCGCAAATTTACCGTGACGAGCCACGTGATTGGCTGGTCCGCCAAATAGACCATCCGGTTCTCTGGCAAAAGACGATCGAGCAGATGTCGTCGGATGGCTTCGATACGTTTGTGGAGGTTGGGGTCGGCAATACGCTGCAGAAATTGATCCGCAAAATCCTGCCCGGGAGCCGTGTCTTTGGTGTGGAAACATCGGCGGACCCGGCCAGAGTCGTGAAAGAGGTGGCAGAGCATGCTGCAGGGTAA